One Panulirus ornatus isolate Po-2019 chromosome 16, ASM3632096v1, whole genome shotgun sequence genomic window carries:
- the LOC139754131 gene encoding uncharacterized protein isoform X2, protein MQESLDDMEKTHKKENHSYFKAQQHGDIKLNSVHSLDDESSCKTSLFSLNNEKKFGCEECGEIFIQAETLIRHKLKHSDKLEQKFDNATKRITFKQEQEYNNVVEHLGHSDNLSPDVYKHSDKRLIHEKCEEQFDEESKFQHHIVLQSHDKKFECEKCGKLFSHMINLEKHRQMHSVKFHKYDEPEEYFANKSHSHLHEQSNIKFRCLECGKVFTLKSSLKTHFLAAHSGVKKFACKECGKAFSLNSYLNAHMVVHTGKKKFSCNDCGKLFTQKGSLNTHLLLHKDNGKRYECKECGKVFNRNSNLTRHMGTHSTRKLGYEGLSLHSPNAVDNSKLSTLTRLIDVLQ, encoded by the exons ATGCAGGAATCTTTGGATGACATGGAGAAAACTCATAAAAAAGA GAATCACTCATACTTCAAAGCACAACAACATGGGGATATAAAGCTCAATAGTGTACATAGTCTTGATGATGAAAGCAGCTGTAAGACCAGTTTATTTTCActcaataatgaaaaaaagtttgGGTGTGAAGAATGTGGAGAGATTTTTATTCAAGCAGAAACTCTTATTAGACATAAACTGAAGCACAGTGATAAACTAGAACAAAAGTTTGATAATGCTACTAAACGCATTACATTTAAACAAGAACAAGAATATAATAATGTTGTTGAACATTTAGGACATAGTGATAATCTCAGTCCTGATGTGTATAAACACAGTGATAAAAGACTGATacatgagaaatgtgaagaacAGTTTGATGAGGAAAGCAAATTTCAGCATCATATAGTTCTGCAGTCTCATGATAAAAAGTTTGAATGTGAAAAATGTGGAAAACTATTCAGCCACATGATTAATCTTGAGAAACATAGGCAAATGCACAGTGTAAAATTCCATAAGTATGACGAGCCTGAGGAGTATTTTGCAAACAAGAGTCACTCTCATCTACATGAACAAAGTAATATTAAATTCAGATGTCTGGAATGTGGCAAAGTTTTCACTCTAAAGAGTTCTCTGAAGACTCATTTTCTTGCTGCACATAGTGGTGTGAAAAAGTTTGCATGTAAGGAATGTGGCAAGGCATTTTCTTTGAATAGTTATCTGAATGCCCATATGGTAGTTCATACTGGTAAGAAAAAGTTCAGTTGTAATGACTGTGGCAAACTTTTTACTCAAAAGGGCAGTCTAAATACTCACTTACTTTTGCACAAAGATAATGGAAAAAGATATGAATGTAAAGAATGTGGTAAAGTATTTAACAGGAACTCCAATCTCACTAGACATATGGGTACCCACAGTACTAGGAAGTTAGGATATGAGGGACTTTCTTTGCACTCTCCTAATGCAGTTGACAATTCAAAACTGAGCACATTGACCAGGTTGATTGATGTGCTTCAGTAA
- the LOC139754131 gene encoding uncharacterized protein isoform X1 has product MQESLDDMEKTHKKEYVRHMQHGTVEKIFECQVCDQVFTCKSRLSSHMNIHSGRYSCEECGKLFYQKCNLDIHRFIHTGEKNFKCEECGKLFNQMSNLRRHKESHGSALIKCEICSKSLTHRNRLILHMRMHSKKMFRCEKCGKYFSQNSGLKTHLRVHSGEKNYSCKECGKAFTHKSTLDNHILVHKSEKKFKCIKCGKLFSRKPYLNIHMNVHSGIKNFKCDICGKHFTQKSSLNTHLLIHCDRKFKCQECGKLFNRRCNLKRHMRVHSNSDPLVCDESDKHFDFRNHSYFKAQQHGDIKLNSVHSLDDESSCKTSLFSLNNEKKFGCEECGEIFIQAETLIRHKLKHSDKLEQKFDNATKRITFKQEQEYNNVVEHLGHSDNLSPDVYKHSDKRLIHEKCEEQFDEESKFQHHIVLQSHDKKFECEKCGKLFSHMINLEKHRQMHSVKFHKYDEPEEYFANKSHSHLHEQSNIKFRCLECGKVFTLKSSLKTHFLAAHSGVKKFACKECGKAFSLNSYLNAHMVVHTGKKKFSCNDCGKLFTQKGSLNTHLLLHKDNGKRYECKECGKVFNRNSNLTRHMGTHSTRKLGYEGLSLHSPNAVDNSKLSTLTRLIDVLQ; this is encoded by the coding sequence ATGCAGGAATCTTTGGATGACATGGAGAAAACTCATAAAAAAGAGTATGTTAGACACATGCAACATGGCACTGTTGAAAAAATATTTGAATGTCAAGTGTGTGATCAGGTTTTTACTTGTAAAAGTAGGCTCTCTTCCCACATGAACATCCATAGTGGTAGATATAGCTGCGAAGAATGTGGTAAACTGTTTTATCAGAAGTGCAATCTAGATATTCATAGATTTATACACACTGgagaaaaaaatttcaaatgtGAAGAATGTGGTAAATTGTTCAATCAGATGAGCAATCTCAGAAGGCATAAGGAGAGCCATGGTTCAGCTCTGATCAAATGTGAAATTTGTAGTAAGAGTTTGACTCACAGGAATCGTCTCATACTGCATATGCGAATGCACAGTAAGAAAATGTTTAGATGTGAGAAATGCGGTAAATATTTCTCTCAGAATAGTGGTCTAAAAACCCACTTACGTGTGCATAGTGGTGAGAAAAATTATTCGTGTAAGGAGTGTGGTAAAGCATTCACTCACAAGAGCACACTTGATAACCATATACTCGTGcacaagagtgaaaaaaaattcaaatgtatCAAATGTGGTAAACTTTTCTCCAGGAAGCCTTACttaaacattcacatgaatgtgcaCAGTGGTATTAAAAATTTCAAATGTGATATATGTGGAAAACACTTTACTCAGAAGAGCAGTCTCAATACCCATTTACTTATACATTGTGATAGAAAGTTTAAGTGTCAAGAATGTGGAAAGCTTTTTAATCGAAGATGCAATCTCAAGAGGCATATGCGTGTTCACAGTAATTCAGATCCTCTTGTATGTGATGAATCTGACAAACATTTTGATTTCAGGAATCACTCATACTTCAAAGCACAACAACATGGGGATATAAAGCTCAATAGTGTACATAGTCTTGATGATGAAAGCAGCTGTAAGACCAGTTTATTTTCActcaataatgaaaaaaagtttgGGTGTGAAGAATGTGGAGAGATTTTTATTCAAGCAGAAACTCTTATTAGACATAAACTGAAGCACAGTGATAAACTAGAACAAAAGTTTGATAATGCTACTAAACGCATTACATTTAAACAAGAACAAGAATATAATAATGTTGTTGAACATTTAGGACATAGTGATAATCTCAGTCCTGATGTGTATAAACACAGTGATAAAAGACTGATacatgagaaatgtgaagaacAGTTTGATGAGGAAAGCAAATTTCAGCATCATATAGTTCTGCAGTCTCATGATAAAAAGTTTGAATGTGAAAAATGTGGAAAACTATTCAGCCACATGATTAATCTTGAGAAACATAGGCAAATGCACAGTGTAAAATTCCATAAGTATGACGAGCCTGAGGAGTATTTTGCAAACAAGAGTCACTCTCATCTACATGAACAAAGTAATATTAAATTCAGATGTCTGGAATGTGGCAAAGTTTTCACTCTAAAGAGTTCTCTGAAGACTCATTTTCTTGCTGCACATAGTGGTGTGAAAAAGTTTGCATGTAAGGAATGTGGCAAGGCATTTTCTTTGAATAGTTATCTGAATGCCCATATGGTAGTTCATACTGGTAAGAAAAAGTTCAGTTGTAATGACTGTGGCAAACTTTTTACTCAAAAGGGCAGTCTAAATACTCACTTACTTTTGCACAAAGATAATGGAAAAAGATATGAATGTAAAGAATGTGGTAAAGTATTTAACAGGAACTCCAATCTCACTAGACATATGGGTACCCACAGTACTAGGAAGTTAGGATATGAGGGACTTTCTTTGCACTCTCCTAATGCAGTTGACAATTCAAAACTGAGCACATTGACCAGGTTGATTGATGTGCTTCAGTAA